The region CTTaactgagtcctcgcctgcACGGTAcgtacggcgcccgcaccttccccggcACCCTTAGTCGTCacgccccgtcgcccccgtaccgcgcaggcgaggactgaGTTAAGCGGTTGGTCTATAGATACGATTATGTATTAGATATaggtatgtcagtgtcaaaagtgacttcaaacaaaaacgttacttgacactgacatatatttaatccatatcgtatctagacatctagacgtaatatttgacgtaccgTAAAGTAGGGTTACTTTAGCCCTGGAGGGTGACTTAGGGCATTGAGATTTACTCGGTCCAGGTTATATTATGACactataattatggaaatatgccATGAGGTTGGTTTTAGCTAACCTGTGccgtttttttgttttttattaaagCCTTTTAAATGAGGTTTTCATGTGGGTCAAAGTTACCCTCCATTGTGTCAAAGTAATCCGAGTTTacggtatcttaaagttcgaatcgggccgattaTCTTTTAGTCACATATCATGTAAGTATATATTGTAGAGAGAAATATGGAGATGTAATCAGTAATCACAGCCAAATGGCAGCCACAGCTTTTACACGAATATCAAATTCACAGTATAGTAAcaattttgttaaatattaacataGACTTAACATGTGccatagagattaaaaattAACAACACAATTTTAATGAATTCTCCTAAAATACGTTTTTGCGGTCGCATGAAATTTTCCTACACTAGGTAATAAATGTatagttattatattatttgtaaTTATGTAGCAAAATTCttgaaaatataatacaatattgttttattattaatgtaAAGTGAACTTTATTAACACAATTGCCATTGTTgatttagttattattttataataaattatcatTTTCAATTAAACTTGTCTATGACTTTATGCAACTCATTTTACCCAATCTGCGTTTAGgcatttttatttcgttttctttTGCAAAAAAGAATCCTGCCGCCTAGAGCATAGTTTTCGTAAACTATTTACATTTAGAAAACtattgtataggtacttatttcttAAGGGAATATCCAGCTCGGAacttttaaaacttttttttttctttttatgtgGAATATTTGGTATCAGTATGGCTCGTTTCATTCGTTTATTTCTTATATCGTATCATTCACAGATAATGATAAAAAACGAACACGACGAATAAAGAACGAGTGACGAATACAGAATGATacgaaataagaaataaacgaGAAACGAGTGAGACGAGCGATGATGATACcgttacataattaattaattaattacttatacTTTGCTAAAGGTTGATCATATACAATTAAAATACACATACACaaaatacacatgtatctaCAATCGAAAAATATTATCATAAGGGAGGGTGCTTCCGAGTTCTGACCCTGTTGGGGAAAAAGGAAAAGTAAACATTAAATGATTAAACATACATGAAAGGGCAAAATTTATGTTATTGTTGTATTATGTTAAAAGTCGTGTATTAAATATCGTGTCGTGTATAAATTATGAATATTTGGGGTTCGATtcaatatagtctgtcaagccatttccgtcagtagaaaaaggcggcaaatttttaAAATGTAGGCGCCTGGGGTAatcgtaaataaaaatacaaatgcgtttatttcattactttttacataagtcgcataatcgtcccatagaaaatttgaatttcgcgcctttttctactgacaaagttgtttgaccagctatatatcaTTTTTTAGGCAGACCATATTTAGTCTATTTATAATTAGTTGTcacaataaaagtacttttgATAACTTTATTAAGTCTAGATAAGTAATTACCTATTTAAAGTCGAACGCCCGctaaaataatactaataagAACGAATAAGTTCTAttacagtaaataaaaaataacaatattattctttgaaaaatttttaatcatttatttacatacaatatatacagtggtactactaaactaaattaataactagcttaaatctaaaataggcccttgaggcattgtaccaaggatgctggcggcatttcctcgctgaatcgcaatgctgatacgttgtgcgaggtagccgccagctcttcggtcaccagttacgtcaaccagacgcttcgcgatttctgcgaacaacttatgcgcgcttgaaaaatagctttcTCAAAcctattttgtttttaaaagcatttatttaaatgaatatgtacctaatatgtaagtaagtacctatgtatttaaaataaccatTTCCGAAAATACTTTGCATTTTCATCAACTAATTTGGAGTTTGTTGAGTGTATGTATGATTATGTCGTTTGATGTGTTGAAAAATAATGTGTGTGCTACGTTGGTTGCTTGGTATGAGATTAGAGTTTCAGACATCTCGCGTGTAACGCCTTAATAAGAGAGCGTGCCCTGTTTGTAAACAACACTATTATCGTTAGCATGAGATTGTGATGTTTCTGTAGGGTGCGTTGGGTAAGTATGTAATCCGGGCCCCTAAAAATAGTAAGCAAAACGACCTTTGTAAATAGATGCCTAACATTTGATTTAACCTAATTTTATCGCGATGActatttttaacccccgacgcaaaaagaggggtaTTAGGGGTGGCATCACTAGCGCCTTTTGAGCGTCGTCGTCTAGTCAGCGCCATGGAAAATGGCGACGCTGCGCAGTTGCACCAACATTACGTCgtgcagcagccatagagtggGGTGGCTCttatatgtttgacgccaatcTGTCggtatctgtctgtctgtggcatcgtagctctccaacggataggccgatttcgatgcggtttttttacgtgaaagtGAGTTTTCCTGCGGTAGTTCTtagttaaaaaaatgttggctacggccgaattttgtttttatctgtCATTAGAAAATCAATAgtctttgttaaaaaatgtttataatacCAAAATATAAAGGCAACCATGTTACATGTACATGCATGATTTAGGTGtatactttattattttattgatcttCTTTATTGTTCTTAAAATTACGAAGGTATTTATTAGATACGTTATTTGAACATTCTATCGGTCCAGACTAGACATATTTAGACATCTTTTTAGAACACACTGATTTCCCACTCAAGTGGCCTTGATTGGGCTGTCGACTATACGTCTTTCGATTGTATGTTTGTACGTAGGTTGTAAACTTGTAAACAACTTATTGTTAGCTGAGATTTGTGATACATAATTCACAGGGGCTTTACCATGATGTctttattgcgattctgtttaggacctaaactgaattgctaagggACGGAGTTATACGACTTATATAGGTTCGtcctttagcaattcagtttaggtcctaaacagaatcgtaATAAGGACATCATCGTATGGCCCCTGGTATGTAGGTACGTGTAATTACCCTAGTTCCATAATAACGATCACTAAATAATCTGAGAGATGCTGAAATTTATGTTTTTTACACGATATTTTTATGAGCAAAGTATTCTTGTTTCTCCTTTACAAGACCAACTACAGTAGATTGCTAAATAACAGTAAGATCTGAATAAAATATGAATTGAAATATACCATCCCCGTACAAATTAATTACCTATACATAAGCGGGAGCTAAGTAAACCCTAATGTGCAATTTGCATTCAATCACTTATTTAGCGAGGCCAAAGAGATTAGACCCTTGGTAATTTACTTGTATTCCTTACTTGAGGGACTCATTATAGTTATAGGAAGGAGTTGGACCCTTTTGTCCCTTGATCCTTTATGCCCCGGGCGAACATTGGAAGGGCAATTTTTGGCGTGTTAGCGAGAAGGCTAGTGGCTGTCGTGACAAGCACGAATATCTAATGTCACAATACAAATTTCCTAGCGGCAACACTGAACAGCGCCCTCTGAGTGGAACTGTGGTAAGTTATTCCAACGTGGCAAGTTGTAAGGTAAAAACCAGTATGGCGCGAAGCGTGTGAGTGCATAAAAGTGTAATATACAGTGAGGAAGCCCACAGCTGTCCTGAGTCGTCTAAAGCTAAGTATCTTATGTTACTTGGTGCTCACAGTGGTGGTATGGTTTCTCTATGCAATGATCCCCTTTATCCAAGAGCAGTAAGTTCATATGAGGTTAGCTTGCCGCGGGATCTGCCGTGGAAGCTATTCCTGAGACCATCTTAGGTAAGGCAAACTAGGTTTCTCTGTCTGGGTATGACTAGAAGTGCCCCAGGCTTCATCTCCACCTGGGTAGACTAGATGCGCCCCAGTGTGCGAGAGCCGTGGCGGTTTCGGCTGCACGGCTAGAGGCGTGTCGATGTGCGGCAGTTGCCTCGGCTCGGATGTTAGGCGTCCGGGTTATCCGACCAAGTGTCGGCGGACCCCCCGCGGGGGGGGTCCTTAGAACCTTCATCTCCACCTGGGTAGACTAGATGCGCCCCAGTGTGCGAGAGCCGTGGCGGTTTCGGCTGCACGGCTAGAGGCGTGTCGATGTGCGGCAGTTGCCTCGGCTCGGATGTTAGGCGTCCGGGTTATCCGACCATGTGTCGGCGGACCCCCCGCGGGGGGGGTCCTTAGAACCTTCATAAGGCTTTGTAAGATGGTTCTCTTTTGTTGTAGAGATaagttatatgtatagaagGTGATGGTTGTATGAGAATACCATATTCATGAGCAATTAAACCCACAGATCTCGGGGTCAAACAACCAGCCACCATAAAGTAAAGCGAAGCAGACTGAGGCTCCTCTGGCCCAAGAGAAGTGGATCAGAGAGAGCGAGGATAAAGAATCCTTCATGGGAGATGAAGGTATGTATGCCAAGCATTCTGTTACTCTTACACCCCACACCAcacaaacaataataattagTGGCCGCCTTTCCCCTTTTACGGTCTTATTTGTATACCGTAAGTGGCTGGGGGAGAGGTGGCCACAATGGTGGTTAATGCTGGGATCCAGTAGATAAGGAATTAAggcttataatataaataaagaatGCAAGGCATACATTTCAATATAATCAGACATCTTTACTAACAGAaatcatagatggcgctactggtATCAGAAGCTGCGAGATATCCTTTTTTACGAATATATGTTTGAAGTGTTTTCTTACGAAGTCTGGTTCGGCATTCATTTAGGCTCGTTTAAATAAAGAGGCTGgcatttgtatttattaattgaaGATAATTTGAGTAAATaagtcatatttttattttgcgtaACAAGCGGAATATCAACTGTACGGAATGTACGGAGTACCAACTTGAAGAAATTGCATATGGTGACCGGAAACAGGACAACTACGTTTCCGTCGAGGTtgtatttatgatttattttacaattagagTATAGTTGTAAATTATCAAGAAGAATATTGAgagataaaagtaaaaaatattgcaGCATTTGTCTGTATCTATTAAGtatgatatttattaatttattattaagagaaatACCATTGTGTAATAGTGTCTTCGAGTTACCAACATAATAGCAAGAATAGGCTACGCAAGGTGTCTAGTAATGGCGGCAAGATGAGAGTAGGTGTTGCTACACTAAGAAGATTACCCACAAAATCAACGGAAGAGTACGGATTGTCGGGATTATCAAGATAACTAAAGAAGATGAAGACATCGGTTACTAAACGGATTCGACTTGGAAAATTTATGCGAGAACTGATTTTCCAATTAGACGGTTGGATAATTAAGTTATAACAAGCTGTTTCtagatataagtaggtaatctATTTAATTTTGTGACATATTAACTGTTAACATGTTGAAAGATTGGCTGATTTATAGGAATATAATAAGAAGAGAAATACTAGTCGTAATAACCTAATAAGTATCTTATAGGAAATATGCGCGTAGTAAAGACGGTTTTTATACACTCTATAATTTACCTCGcatgttttctttttactttagaattataaatttagttttaaaaattcaagtgtatggctatttataaggaataaacataaatattgcGAAAATTACCGATAAGAGTCCGAAATTCGTTTTAAAGTTTATAGAAATTTTGGGGGAATTTATGTTGACTTTGGCAACATTGAAAGTTGTACAGTACTCGTCCCACCATTTTAAATTGTTGGCGGAAGGTCACCGAACAGTTGCGAGTTCCCCAGGAAGGTTCCTTAAATTACACAGGTAATTTAGAcaaatattgtaatataaagtgCACCGACGAAGTGTTTAGCGTGTAAATAAGTAGGATCATCAAAAATGTCTTCATTTACGTTCATAGGTACAGTGAACTCGCCTCCGTCAACCACACCGGACGAGACAAAAATTTTCATCGGAATTGACGAAAACCCCGGATAAGACTGTTTAATACCAGGACAAGACTATTTCTCGGTAAGTTTTTAAGCATCTACTTTACAGCAATACGACTGAATTCTtaaataaaacaagaaaatgCGATCGTCATTTGCTTCGGCGTGGGACGGCAGCCATGATTATTTAGTTTGGACTAACTTTGGACGTCCAACCAAACAAGGAAAATCATCTAATTTAGCGAAGTTTCTTTCGATATTTATGCGAATCACAATGGAAATACGGGTCTATTACGttcttttattaaaatattttaactttctaGAATTGACGAGGTGAAATATGGTAAAGGAAAATAGACCCTATTATTATGCCAATACGGTTCGTATTAGTGTGGTTTAGTTTAGAGTCGTAGTAGAATCTTCTAGAGCAGCGGATGTACATGgcggattttaatatttttacaagtTATAAAAGACCTTTTTGAACATTTTCTAGGGTTCTTAAgatatataaataggtatatttttattttatcatgcatCTTGTTGGAAGTTTAGAAATACAACTGGCTTCCTTTCTGATTGGGTTTGCAGTTTATAAAAATAGCAATTGTGCTGTGTATATATATAAGCTAACATCTTCTTTACAGGATATTGTGGTGACATTTATGTGTTTTtagatttattaaataagtgtTTCGTTGAAGTGTTCCAAtaattaaacaaacaaatgagtgaaataaaactaaataatttttaaataattaactatCAAACAAGTGAAGTCTAAATAaaaggttaataaataaataaaccaaacaaatgaataaaataaaaacgttaaCTTTCATCAAGCTGCGAGTGAGCTTAAGTTAGTGACAGAAGATTTTGTATTGTGGTATCAGTGTATAAACGTCAACGTCACTTGCTGATTTTGACATGGCTTAGGCTGgtgtaatttataaataaatgataaacaaAGATTACACATTTGTATGTCAGTGTGTATGTTATGTTGCCTaccataaatttattattttacttcctTTCATAATAACTTCAAATAAAAGAGACATCGGTTAATAATTAATTCAATgggtttaattaatttaaattaaaaggaATTCAACTTTCTTACTTTAGTTTCAAATTTAAATGGATTTTAGAGAACTTTAGTtggatttaaatttaaatactttgagattattaaaataaataataagtggaGTTATTAAAGGTTAAttaacctaaaatattaaattattttattggtGTGACCGTTCAAATTATTAGAGAATTAAAGTTAAACGGGTTTGTTTCTGTGCGTTACAGGCTTAGACAAGACTACGGTCTAGACAAATACCAGAATGGACGACATTCTTTTAGCAAGGCTTAGGCTCATTAATGACAAACTCACAACAGACTTAGAAGTAATTCCGGTTACTGTTAATTTAGAAAATTTAGTGCAAGCTCAGATTACCTACGGTAAATTAGAAGCATCACTGAAAAGACTTAACGGAGATCTGACGGAGTACTTTAGGCTGGCTTCGACACCCGCATCGGATGAAATCTACTTGATAAGTGGACTTCAACTTCAAGCAGAAGAGACTTTAGCGGAACTTAAGGTGAAGATCGACCAAATATCTACATCAAGCAAACCATCAGAGAAGCTGACTGAAGCGAACTCCTCGTGCAGACTTCCTAAGCTTCAGCTGCCGGTGTATAATGGGGATGTACTGGCGTGGTATGAATTTTGGGATGCCTTCAGAAGCAACATCGATGCAAGGAACCTGCCGGAAGTGGACAAGCTTTCATATCTTAAGACTTCAGTCAAGGGAGATGCCAAAAAAGCCATTGACGGTCTAGCGACTACTAGCACCAACTATGCTATTGCGGTTTCAATACTGAAAGAAAGGTTCGGGAAAACTTCACATCTCATAGATGCGCATTATGCcacattatataaaattaagatGGCCAAAGGCAATGCGGATGATTGCAGAAGGACTTTCAACGAGATTGAAAGGAACCTTAAGATTTTAGAATCACTAGGTGAGAACATTAATCATAATCACCTGCGCTTCATGCTACTAGAGAAGTTTCCTTCTGATCTAGTATATGAGATAAAACTTAAAGTTAAGGATGATTCCATTCAAGAACTGAGAAGCCAAATGGACAAAATAATCACTGCCAAGGAGGATGCGGAGAGGATATCGAGTAGGAAACGCCCTCTGGACTCAGAAGCTAGTACGGTCGGGATTCTTCATGTGAATGCGAAACGCGCGAGATACGCAAGTCAGTCCCAACTACATCACAGTAAACAGAGTAAACAAAACCAGCAGAGAGACTTCGATAAGCGACCTGTACAGAAGAAGTTTAAGGGTTTCAAGAAAAATAGCAATAGAGGCAACAGACCAAACCAAGCTTCAACTTCAAGCAAGGATCAGACAGAAACTCAGCGAAGTCCTCAAGAGGTCAGGAAGGGATTGGATTGTATATTTTGCAAAGGGGGCCATTATAACGATAGCTGCCCTGAAGCATCTACTTTAGCCGAAAGGAAGAAACGACTTGAAGGACGATGCTTCATCTGTTTCAAGCGGAATCACTTGGCAAAAGACTGTAAGAGTAAGAAAAAATGCGCTCGCTGCCATAGTGAAGTACTGCATAATCGAGCATTATGTCCTTCAAATTTTCAGAAGGATACAACGGAGAAGAAACAATCCTGACTGTTCTAGAAGAGGGAATCACTGCACTCCAAACGGCAACAGTTTATGCAAGCCCCCTAGATAATAAGAACAAACTATTTAAATATAGACTTCTCTTAGATCCAGGTTCCCAACGCTCTTATGTAACATTCCGGACTGCAAAGGAACTAAAGCTTCCCGTCGAAGAAGAGAGTCATCTAGTAGTATTCACCTTCGGCGACGATCCTCCCAGAGAGATACATAGCCCAATAGTCACTCTTCATCTACTATCTAGAACAAAcaagaacatagtaatacaggCTAACTGCGTAGAGCATATCTCCAGAGGTTATATACCTAATGTCAAGATGAAGAACTTACCGGAGTCATATACACTAGCGGACGACGGGTCGCTGAGCGGACCTGTACAGATCTTGGTTGGAAACGAATATTACTGCAACATAACTTACGAGAAAAGGGTACAACTGGATAGCAATTTGTTTCTAATCGACTCTGCACTTGGTTGGATAATTAGTGGTAGAGCAGAACCACAGCTTAGAGACGAGTCGTACGTAGTGACTTACACTCAGACTTGCATTGAAACGAAGCTTCATCAGCCAGATCCACCTCTTTGTAATGGAGACATAAAGAGCCTTTGGGAACTAGAATGCATAGGTATTAGTGATTCCCCAAGAGCAACTAGAGAAGAAGAAGCCATCAAATATTTTAATGATAcaactttaaaattaaataatcgaTACACGGTAAGCTGGCCTTGGATAACTTATCCACCGGATTTACCTAATAATTTTGGAATGGTTTTTGGTCGTTTATCAAGCTTATTGAAGCGTATGGATCAAGATACGTTGGTAGCATACAGCGATACGTTTAAACAACAATTAGATAAGGGTATAATAGAAGTTGTACCCTCTTCAAGAACATCAACAGGTAACGTCATTCACTACCTACCTTTCCATGGAGTACGTCATCGAGGAAAACCTATGAGAATAGTTTATGATGCTAGCTCTAAGAGTATCAAGGACACCAAGAGTCTGAACGAATGTTTGTACAGAGGACCACTCATGCTAGAAGACCTCACGGGCTTACTTATAAAATTTAGAACTCATAGGATAGGTTTAACCTCGGATATTGAAAAGGCGTTTTTACAGATGGCATTACACGAGAAGGATCGTGATGTAACCAGATTCTTGTGGCTCAAAGATACCTCTAAACCTGTATCTCAAGACAACCTACTATACCTTAGGTTTTGTAGAGTTCCATTTGGCGTCATTTCATCACCGTTTTTGCTTAATGCGACTATTAAGCACCACCTGTCCAACGCAGAAGATCAGCAAGTCAGACAGAAAGCAAACGACATATATGTGGATAACTTTGTTTCGGGTACTGACACTACAGATGAGGCGATGAAACTCTACAGAAATCTAAAGGGATCTTTTCAAGATATTTCAATGTCACTCAGGGATTGGAGTTCAAATTCTAAAGAATTTATGAAGAAAGTCTCTGATACATGTAAAGAAGATAAAGTAAAGGTACTTGGCTTAGAATgggacataaaaaaggatactCTTCAGTTGAAACCTAACTTACAAGAAGAAGCTGTCACAAAGAGAGGAATACTGAAGACTATCGCATCAATCTACGATCCATGTGGTTATGCAGTACCCTATACCCTATCatctaaactatttttaaaagaGCTTTGGAAAGCTGGAGTGTCATGGGACTCACCATTATCGAGCGAACTAACGGAAGAATGGAACAAGATCCGACAGAATTTAGAAGCCATTAGGAAGGTGTCGGTGGACAGATGCTACATGAAGACACCAGTGGGAAAAGGCTACCAACTACACTGTTTCACCGATGCCTCTCTACAGGCTTATGCAGCATCAGTCTTTTTAGTTTACGGCTCGGAGAAAAGCTTCATTATTGGTAAATCTCGTCTGATACCAATAAAGGACCAGGAGAGTCTCAAGATACCTCGTCTTGAACTTTTAGGAGTACTGATTGGCAGTAGATTGATAAAATTCGTTCTTAAGTTTCTCCAGCAGAAGATAGTAAGACAAGTCTTATGGACTGACAGCCAGATCGTCATAGAATGGTGCAAATCTGACAAGCTATTGCCACCCTTCGTTGCCAGGCGGATAGAAGAGATCAAAACAAATAAAGATCTGGAGATCAGATACCTTCCAACAGAGCTAAATCCAGCTGACGTCGGCACCAGACCCACCTGCTCGAGAGAGGACAGGGAGAAATGGCTGAGTGGTCCACAATTTATAGTTCAAGATCCGAAGACGTGGCCAACAACTTCAGGCGGTGGACCAACCAGTTCTCTCTTGATTGGGGAGGGTCTTGGGATCCAAGAAGACGAAGAACTGATGGAAATAGTTGATCCGGATATACACAACGTTAGTCCGATGGAAACGGAGGACAGTATAACTGAAAGGGAAGTAGCGAGTCATGACAATGATCAAATGCCAGATAAGTTACTAAAATTGAAAGAAATTCAAGCTGAATACTTTCCTCTAGAGGTAGAAGGAAAGGTAACTAGTTTAAGTTTGAATTTAGGCATATTTAAAGACATAGATGAGTTACTAAGGTGTAAAGGTCGTATGAAACACGCAGACTGGACATTCGATAAACGCTACCCTATACTTATACCAAAAGATTCAGATTTCACCAACGAAATTATAATGAAGACTCATCAAGAAAATAAGCATGTTGGAGTAAGTCACACGTTAGACAAGATAAGGGAAACTTACTGGATACCACAAGGAAGAAGCCAAGTTCAAAAGATTTTGAAGAAGTGCTCCGAATGTATGAAGCATGACGGAGGGCCATATAAACTACCAGAAACTCCTGCGTTACCGAAAGAGAGGGTCAATTATAGCTCACCATTCACATACGTTGGTACCGACTATCTGGGACCACTTCTAGTCAACAATGGGAATGGCAATTGTAAAAGGTGGATTAGCCTCTACACATGCTTAGCCGTAAGAGCCATTCACTTAGAAGTTGTAAAGGACCTAACTGCGGAAGAAGGTTTAATGGCCTTACGTAGAATGATTTCAGCAAGAGGTGTACCTACCTTAATAACGTCTGATAATGCGGCTCACTACAAGTTACTCTCAGAGATTCTTCAGAACCCATACTGCGTAGAGAAAGAGATAAGATGGAAATTTATACCACAGTTAGCACCATGGCATGGAGGATTCTATGAGAGATTAGTTGGTTTGGTTAAAAACTGTATGAAGAAAACATTACAGAAACATTTGTTGAATGACACTCAGCTAGTAACAGCGGTGAAAGAAATAGAAGCAGTTCTTAACACAAGACCCTTAACTTACGTAGATTCAGAGCCGGATCATGTACTAAAACCTTCAGACTTTCTTACTATGGGAAAGTGTATCATTATGGAAACTTCAGATAAGGATCCTACGACGTCGCAAGGGACGGTGACTAAGGACAATTTAATTAAAGGTTGGAAGAAAGCACGGATAATTCTACGAGAATTTAAAGAGATGTTTGAGAACAGGTATCTCCTAAATTTGAGAGAAAGATATTCCCACCATCCTAAAGAACCTAGAGTAACATCAAAGTTAGCACCTCAGATAGGTCAAATCGTGCAGATTAAAGGTGACACGAAGAACAGGATAAATTGGAAAGTTGGGAAAATAGTATCTTTAAAGGAAGGCGCCGACGGTTTATGTAGGGTCGCCACGGTACGAGTAGGAGATACAGAGTATACAAGATCTATCGCACATCTCTACCCGTTAGAGATCGAAGATGGAGAAGAACAGTGTAAACAAACATCATCTTATGAAGAAAGTGTAGAAGAACCGGTGCAGATTCCTGATCTTCAACGTCCACCAGACAAGGATGACGTGACGATGGAATCCCTTAAGGACGTTACTGAGCCTCCACCTGCGCAAATATCCACTCAAGAAG is a window of Cydia splendana chromosome 1, ilCydSple1.2, whole genome shotgun sequence DNA encoding:
- the LOC134796648 gene encoding uncharacterized protein LOC134796648; the encoded protein is MDDILLARLRLINDKLTTDLEVIPVTVNLENLVQAQITYGKLEASLKRLNGDLTEYFRLASTPASDEIYLISGLQLQAEETLAELKVKIDQISTSSKPSEKLTEANSSCRLPKLQLPVYNGDVLAWYEFWDAFRSNIDARNLPEVDKLSYLKTSVKGDAKKAIDGLATTSTNYAIAVSILKERFGKTSHLIDAHYATLYKIKMAKGNADDCRRTFNEIERNLKILESLGENINHNHLRFMLLEKFPSDLVYEIKLKVKDDSIQELRSQMDKIITAKEDAERISSRKRPLDSEASTVGILHVNAKRARYASQSQLHHSKQSKQNQQRDFDKRPVQKKFKGFKKNSNRGNRPNQASTSSKDQTETQRSPQEVRKGLDCIFCKGGHYNDSCPEASTLAERKKRLEGRCFICFKRNHLAKDCKKGYNGEETILTVLEEGITALQTATVYASPLDNKNKLFKYRLLLDPGSQRSYVTFRTAKELKLPVEEESHLVVFTFGDDPPREIHSPIVTLHLLSRTNKNIVIQANCVEHISRGYIPNVKMKNLPESYTLADDGSLSGPVQILVGNEYYCNITYEKRVQLDSNLFLIDSALGWIISGRAEPQLRDESYVVTYTQTCIETKLHQPDPPLCNGDIKSLWELECIGISDSPRATREEEAIKYFNDTTLKLNNRYTVSWPWITYPPDLPNNFGMVFGRLSSLLKRMDQDTLVAYSDTFKQQLDKGIIEVVPSSRTSTGNVIHYLPFHGVRHRGKPMRIVYDASSKSIKDTKSLNECLYRGPLMLEDLTGLLIKFRTHRIGLTSDIEKAFLQMALHEKDRDVTRFLWLKDTSKPVSQDNLLYLRFCRVPFGVISSPFLLNATIKHHLSNAEDQQVRQKANDIYVDNFVSGTDTTDEAMKLYRNLKGSFQDISMSLRDWSSNSKEFMKKVSDTCKEDKVKVLGLEWDIKKDTLQLKPNLQEEAVTKRGILKTIASIYDPCGYAVPYTLSSKLFLKELWKAGVSWDSPLSSELTEEWNKIRQNLEAIRKVSVDRCYMKTPVGKGYQLHCFTDASLQAYAASVFLVYGSEKSFIIGKSRLIPIKDQESLKIPRLELLGVLIGSRLIKFVLKFLQQKIVRQVLWTDSQIVIEWCKSDKLLPPFVARRIEEIKTNKDLEIRYLPTELNPADVGTRPTCSREDREKWLSGPQFIVQDPKTWPTTSGGGPTSSLLIGEGLGIQEDEELMEIVDPDIHNVSPMETEDSITEREVASHDNDQMPDKLLKLKEIQAEYFPLEVEGKVTSLSLNLGIFKDIDELLRCKGRMKHADWTFDKRYPILIPKDSDFTNEIIMKTHQENKHVGVSHTLDKIRETYWIPQGRSQVQKILKKCSECMKHDGGPYKLPETPALPKERVNYSSPFTYVGTDYLGPLLVNNGNGNCKRWISLYTCLAVRAIHLEVVKDLTAEEGLMALRRMISARGVPTLITSDNAAHYKLLSEILQNPYCVEKEIRWKFIPQLAPWHGGFYERLVGLVKNCMKKTLQKHLLNDTQLVTAVKEIEAVLNTRPLTYVDSEPDHVLKPSDFLTMGKCIIMETSDKDPTTSQGTVTKDNLIKGWKKARIILREFKEMFENRYLLNLRERYSHHPKEPRVTSKLAPQIGQIVQIKGDTKNRINWKVGKIVSLKEGADGLCRVATRSKMEKNSVNKHHLMKKV